From Toxorhynchites rutilus septentrionalis strain SRP chromosome 2, ASM2978413v1, whole genome shotgun sequence, a single genomic window includes:
- the LOC129764829 gene encoding NACHT and WD repeat domain-containing protein 2 gives MDDRTIDTIFAGSLENLPPVSSKIVRIFTSSTFTDTTMERNNLMAKCYPRIKDYCREKHGLEFQVVDMRWGVRDEATDDHMTTELCMREIKNCQRLSMGPNFVVFLGQKYGYRPIPTYILSSELQLIRDDLAAMGIDVTLLDMWYKKDSNAVPPISILQPISSILTNFNNKRVPKLQAEDQAVWWDTLTKMQKLFRKGAASLHSQGKLDKDQMHNYFMSVTEREVINGVLNVKNTKNHCLAYLRYINNINLQNLKKASLYVDILNRSLDTEASKLLADLRDVRVPNRIEASNLQKYTIEWIGREGLDVETHEEYLNHFITHFYKNIVKLVDRAMRKEDSSAQGQIVTEILQHLHACNNSVKVFYGREDQLKRIENYMLGLSDKPLVLYGEGGCGKTSLLAKSAALTSTEWFAKVRPISIIRFLGTTPDSSALTPTLISICQQISYNFMLPFDQIPDDLVPLTAHFKQLLTYASKQQPLLLFLDSVDQLTGTQDASKVSWLPTRLPPLCKIIVSCAAEESNPVVSQEYHLLRRMIDVEDNFIEVTALGEDLATNVIKMWMATACRDLTNYQWRLVANAIGKCSLPIFVKLVFAEICRWRSYTRPQDTHLASTVMDSIMMLFERIEKQHGRILVFHALAYITAAKSGLSESELEDLISLDDRVLDDVYQYHLPPVRRIPPLLWTRIRNDLPNYLSEREADGVNVMNWYHRQFRDTAKERYFKNMNMAIYFHSMIADYYLGIWGGRPKPFKYTEIQRHRFGLTDKEGIADRKVPIQPLVFTNKEGKVTRYNLRKFGELPFHLVRSRRFTDLYENVLFNYDWLHAKLSSCPLQAVLADFEDASVNIDDKDAKRELMLVADALRLGGAILGVYPNMLAAQLIGRLLPEIGGNPNIKMLLEACDKSGPKDSALIPLNHCLHTPGGPLKYSLEGHQFAVFGFCLTSDYRYMVSISTRFITWDLSTSDLTRDVNPGVEGIMQQLVLSPDNKWAAAYTNNNQSVLLNMLSSEFSVIDNPFDEPEPITGLYLLNKNLFLHTKLRYAYYDMRGTLIEKQNLENVTEEWQLLCMEFTSFTNFFAILWSGTINDTKLMFHTSRDNRTIPPVYMHSAITMKKDRTTMYCCHQQNSYQVSEFQYQENPDTVNDEWKHVRDLPRYENDVKEMILQLKMDQNDRFLLASTANGFVVWDFDAENPISEEAIYLALPHGVRNISTKMTQSNSVMISSKVDYAVAGVRKSLYVWCIGTKQLMKVLDAHFGRIMQLEALTIGTWNSVITSSIDRSVKIWNINNIFEQVHVIDRHELQIDGISLSENGELAVTVTRGCVGVWEIRTGRLLSKLADSPLGAIVTHSEITPDGKYIISSETGKILIWNRVTEQVLSRDSQPGIQQISFLGNGEKFLVVSCPNVSVISTGGDEQKLMAHAIVRSIPDGQMVFNFDYPVRLVPGLQFRCAVITADDQHIVCASVDKNNKDSIWIYSAINGTHEHKISLKGCNIKEAVSLVPLPHKAIQVAVITNEKGSIMDIKTRKHVRSIPKWGGTCTKDGKFGLYAPSRGGLELLELKKGSTVKTFIPKVAEGVFTVICMFTDTDEYVLYYHSGRKTLRVFRTADTEMIANYRMQAELTAIKSTSDGKSLVLGTVDGCISVLAIADPEKPEMQIFLKQLPSRDANWKKKLAKQKASARFKAAMRLASISTRFGALVDEDEDDDEKDNDG, from the exons GTAGTTGATATGAGATGGGGTGTTCGAGATGAGGCCACTGATGATCACATGACTACCGAGCTGTGCATGCGCGAAATTAAGAACTGTCAAAGACTTTCAATGGGTCCCAATTTCGTCGTTTTCCTTGGTCAGAAATATGGATACCGTCCGATTCCTACCTACATTCTCTCATCGGAGCTGCAACTCATAAG AGATGATCTTGCTGCTATGGGAATCGATGTGACGCTTCTAGATATGTGGTATAAGAAGGATAGCAACGCCGTACCTCCTATTTCCATTCTTCAACCAATATCATCGATTTTAACTAACTTCAACAATAAG CGCGTGCCGAAGCTCCAGGCAGAAGATCAAGCTGTTTGGTGGGACACACTAACCAAAATGCAAAAACTTTTCCGCAAAGGTGCTGCATCACTCCATTCTCAAGGGAAGTTGGATAAAGATCAAATGCATAACTATTTCATGTCCG TAACTGAAAGAGAAGTCATCAATGGAGTCTTGAATGTCAAGAACACCAAGAACCACTGTTTGGCGTATTTGCGATACATCAACAACATCAATCTGCAAAATCTAAAAAAAGCTTCGTTGTACGTGGATATTCTGAATCGTAGTTTAGACACGGAAGCTTCAAAACTTCTAGCTGATCTGCGAGATGTGCGGGTACCAAATCGCATCGAGGCATCAAACCTTCAAAAGTACACCATCGAGTGGATCGGCCGTGAAGGCTTGGACGTGGAAACTCACGAGGAATATCTGAATCATTTCATCACTCATTTCTATAAAAATATTGTCAAACTAGTTGATCGTGCTATGCGAAAAGAGGACTCAAGTGCTCAAGGTCAGATAGTGACGGAGATATTGCAGCATTTGCACGCATGTAACAACTCGGTTAAGGTGTTTTATGGACGGGAAGATCAACTCAAACGTATTGAAAATTACATGCTCGGATTAAGTGATAAACCGCTCGTATTATATGGTGAAGGTGGCTGTGGAAAAACTTCACTCTTGGCAAAAAGTGCAGCACTAACATCCACCGAATGGTTTGCTAAAGTTCGTCCGATAAGCATAATTCGATTCCTCGGGACGACACCGGATTCTAGTGCTCTAACCCCCACATTAATATCAATTTGCCAACAG ATCTCTTATAATTTTATGTTACCATTCGATCAAATACCAGATGATTTGGTTCCTTTGACAGCGCATTTCAAACAGCTTTTGACATACGCGAGCAAGCAACAACCTTTGCTCCTTTTCTTGGATTCCGTTGATCAGTTGACCGGCACTCAAGATGCCAGTAAAGTATCCTGGCTACCAACGAGGTTACCACCACTATGCAAG ATTATCGTGTCATGTGCGGCTGAAGAGTCTAATCCTGTGGTATCGCAGGAGTATCACCTATTACGACGAATGATAGACGTTGAAGATAACTTCATTGAAGTGACAGCACTCGGAGAAGATCTAGCTACGAATGTTATCAAGATGTGGATGGCAACTGCGTGTCGAGATCTCACAAACTATCAGTGGCGACTGGTGGCGAATGCGATAGGGAAATGTTCGCTTCCGATTTTTGTCAAATTGGTGTTTGCGGAAATTTGTCGCTGGAGAAGTTACACCCGACCCCAAGATACACATCTGGCCTCAACGGTTATGGATAGTATAATGATGTTGTTCGAACGTATCGAGAAACAACACGGCAGAATTCTTGTTTTTCATGCATTAGCATACATTACCGCCGCCAAATCAGGGTTATCCGAGAGCGAGCTTGAAGATTTGATTTCTCTGGATGATCGTGTCTTGGATGACGTCTACCAATATCATTTACCCCCAGTCCGACGTATACCACCCCTATTATGGACACGAATCAGAAATGATCTTCCCAATTATCTCAGTGAACGCGAGGCTGACGGAGTGAATGTTATGAATTGGTATCATCGACAGTTTCGTGATACGGCTAAAGAACGATACTTCAAAAATATGAACATGGCCATATATTTCCATTCGATGATTGCAGACTATTATCTAGGAATATGGGGTGGAAGACCAAAGCCCTTCAAGTATACCGAGATTCAGCGTCATCGGTTTGGTTTAACGGATAAAGAAGGTATCGCCGACAGAAAGGTTCCCATTCAACCATTAGTTTTCACTAATAAGGAAGGAAAAGTTACTCGATACAACTTGAGAAAG TTTGGAGAGCTTCCGTTTCATCTGGTTCGTTCTCGACGCTTCACAGATCTGTACGAGAACGTATTATTCAACTACGACTGGTTGCACGCTAAACTATCCAGTTGTCCTTTACAAGCTGTGTTAGCTGATTTCGAAGACGCATCTGTGAACATTGACGACAAAGATGCCAAACGCGAACTGATGCTTGTTGCTGATGCGCTCCGATTGGGTGGCGCTATATTGGGTGTTTATCCGAACATGCTGGCAGCCCAATTGATCGGCCGTTTACTACCCGAAATTGGAGGAAATCCCAATATTAAGATGTTGCTCGAAGCATGTGATAAATCGGGTCCCAAAGATTCAGCACTAATCCCACTGAATCACTGTCTGCACACACCAGGCGGACCATTGAAG TATTCTCTTGAAGGACATCAATTTGCGGTGTTTGGATTCTGTCTCACCAGTGATTATCGTTATATGGTGTCAATCTCGACGCGATTTATAACGTGGGATTTGTCCACTTCCGACCTTACGCGCGATGTGAATCCGGGTGTAGAAGGCATTATGCAGCAACTAGTGCTCAGTCCGGATAATAAATG gGCCGCAGCATACACAAACAATAACCAAAGCGTGTTGTTGAATATGCTCTCGAGTGAATTCTCTGTTATAGACAACCCTTTTGATGAACCCGAACCAATAACTGGTCTCTATTTACTCAACAAAAATTTATTTCTGCATACAAAGCTACGATATGCATATTACGACATGCGTGGTACGCTGATCGAGAAACAAAATCTCGAAAATGTGACTGAAGAATGGCAATTACTAT GCATGGAATTCACTTCCTTCACGAATTTCTTCGCCATTCTGTGGTCTGGAACTATCAACGATACCAAACTAATGTTCCACACGAGCAGAGATAACCGTACAATTCCGCCAGTTTATATGCACAGCGCCATAACCATGAAGAAAGATCGCACAACTATGTATTGCTGTCACCAACAAAACTCATATCAA GTTAGCGAGTTCCAGTACCAGGAGAACCCTGACACGGTAAATGATGAGTGGAAACATGTGCGGGATTTACCGCGCTATGAGAACGATGTCAAAGAAATGATTCTTCAGCTTAAAATGGATCAGAACGATCGTTTCCTACTGGCCAGCACGGCCAACGGTTTTGTGGTATGGGACTTCGATGCGGAGAACCCAATCTCTGAAGAAGCAATATATCTTGCATTACCCCACGGTGTGCGTAATATTTCAACGAAGATGACTCAATCGAACTCTGTCATGATTAGTTCTAAGGTAGATTATGCCGTTGCCGGTGTCAG GAAAAGTCTGTACGTATGGTGCATCGGGACTAAACAACTAATGAAGGTTTTAGATGCACACTTTGGTCGTATCATGCAGCTGGAAGCCTTGACTATCGGAACCTGGAACAGCGTGATTACATCCAGTATTGATCGTTCTGTTAAAATCTGGAATATTAACAATATTTTTGAACAAGTACACGTAATCGATAGGCATGAGCTGCAAATCGATGGCATCAG TCTTTCCGAGAATGGTGAGCTAGCTGTAACAGTTACACGTGGCTGTGTCGGAGTGTGGGAAATAAGAACTGGTAGATTGCTTTCTAAGCTGGCAGATAGTCCCCTAGGTGCAATAGTAACACACTCAGAAATAACTccggatggaaaatatataaTCTCCTCGGAAACCGGTAAAATACTCATCTGGAATCGAGTGACCGAACAAGTTCTCTCGCGAGATTCCCAACCAGGCATTCAGCAAATCAGTTTCCTAGGGAATGGTGAGAAATTTCTAGTTGTTTCGTGTCCGAATGTATCGGTCATCTCAACCGGTGGAGATGAGCAAAAACTCATGGCACACGCAATTGTTCGCAGCATTCCGGATGGCCAAATGGTTTTCAATTTCGATTACCCCGTCCGATTGGTTCCTGGACTCCAATTTCGATGTGCCGTGATCACGGCTGATGATCAACACATTGTGTGCGCTTCAGTTGATAAAAACAATAAGGACTCAATTTGGATCTACAGTGCGATAAACGGGACTCATGaacataaaatttcattaaagGGCTGTAATATTAAGGAAGCTGTGTCCTTAGTACCTCTTCCTCATAAAGCTATACAGGTGGCAGTTATAACTAATGAAAAGGGTAGTATAATGGATATAAAGACAAGAAAGCACGTTCGTTCAATTCCTAAATGGGGAGGTACTTGCACCAAAGATGGAAAATTTGGACTCTATGCTCCATCACGTGGCGGTTTGGAACTTTTGGAATTGAAGAAGGGTTCTaccgttaaaacatttattccgaaAGTGGCTGAAGGAGTTTTCACAGTAATTTGCATGTTCACGGATACCGATGAATACGTTCTGTATTATCACAGCGGACGTAAAACTCTGAGAGTATTTCGTACAGCCGACACAGAAATGATTGCAAATTACCGTATGCAGGCCGAATTAACTGCTATTAAAAGCACATCGGATGGTAAAAGCCTCGTACTAGGCACCGTTGATGGCTGCATTTCGGTGCTAGCAATAGCCGATCCTGAGAAACCCGAGATGCAAATCTTCCTGAAACAATTACCTTCACGCGATGCAAAC TGGAAGAAAAAGCTTGCAAAACAGAAGGCATCTGCAAGATTCAAAGCTGCCATGAGATTGGCATCTATCTCTACTCGCTTCGGAGCTCTGGTGGACGAAGATGAAGATGACGATGAAAAAGACAATGATGGATAA